A single Drosophila miranda strain MSH22 chromosome XR, D.miranda_PacBio2.1, whole genome shotgun sequence DNA region contains:
- the LOC108151137 gene encoding uncharacterized protein LOC108151137 produces the protein MMSMNINNRLMLLECLRENATNRRIEDQALLDRITAALQKSRDSLRKIQDMNNQLKAINISVKNALASIRDPAPADVAYVVKDMYNILVDNVAASLSNSVFASVAQRLESETIIPLDSAPAPEEVPHPDSDPQPVAEPSASSEFSSE, from the coding sequence ATGATGTCTATGAATATCAACAACCGCTTAATGCTGCTGGAATGTCTTCGGGAGAATGCGACCAACAGGCGTATCGAGGATCAGGCCCTGTTGGACCGCATCACTGCTGCCCTACAGAAATCCCGAGACAGTCTCCGGAAAATACAGGACATGAACAATCAGCTGAAGGCGATCAATATTTCTGTTAAAAATGCCCTGGCCTCGATCCGTGACCCAGCGCCAGCCGATGTGGCGTATGTTGTCAAGGATATGTACAATATATTGGTAGACAATGTCGCTGCGTCTCTATCAAATTCAGTATTTGCGTCGGTCGCTCAACGTCTGGAATCTGAAACGATCATCCCATTGGACTCTGCTCCAGCTCCAGAGGAAGTTCCCCATCCAGACTCGGACCCTCAGCCTGTTGCAGAGCCTTCTGCTTCTTCTGAGTTTTCTTCTGAATAA
- the LOC108151139 gene encoding uncharacterized protein LOC108151139 — MSDKPSEKSLSKVLFEDMQFEEGSDSDNSSSDVDLALGAPGTRKRTEQASEFNQIMTGIQERMARVMSRVSLSCTMINQLHRDLKAKLPGKLGDEDEAKEAGGDGEFQNTDFDNAALEKITEGPLTLQITEEILTEEGEDI; from the coding sequence aTGTCCGATAAACCATCAGAGAAATCTCTGAGCAAGGTCCTTTTCGAAGACATGCAATTCGAGGAGGGCTCCGACAGtgacaacagcagcagtgaTGTCGACTTGGCCTTGGGAGCTCCAGGTACTCGAAAGCGTACTGAACAGGCCAGTGAGTTCAATCAGATTATGACTGGAATTCAAGAGCGAATGGCGCGGGTCATGAGTCGCGTGAGTTTGAGCTGTACCATGATTAATCAGCTACACCGGGACCTGAAGGCCAAGCTCCCCGGCAAGTTGGGGGATGAGGACGAGGCCAAGGAAGCGGGTGGTGACGGTGAATTCCAGAACACCGATTTCGATAATGCTGCCCTGGAGAAGATAACTGAAGGTCCTTTAACCCTTCAAATAACCGAGGAGATCCTTACAGAAGAGGGGGAAGACATCTAG
- the LOC108151129 gene encoding myosin heavy chain, striated muscle: MWTATNVTKMKPKISLKSLLLLLSAITEASSGKYRNNDDRGIIYDYANSSSLMPGNITSAVDKECHDFNQIARWINLQVVLNGKVTRFNQRLGKLLVGLNNTAPVEHCCFYEKTTMKKIVDYLNSVAKDQASSTEVKLSPLKLVGELGQDLDNILAQMGKLIKRDIKSCCDQLAEGLKKQKADLGKNLEELRRRRDKANGEQGKAAEELRKKQADQEEQLADLREQMEKIEEKLRKSGEGVSTKCCAELGEKLQDLEGQAKKDKTEAIDKAKKIDKKLEDLTEGQKDQDDRLKDIQKKMDDRLKDIASAIDMCKENCGNGSTGGSNASTSDLETRVEALRKLVEDLSKRIADLSPSEGSSGIKEKIKSCQEIGKLLATIETMLQQAIKGQNPAGESADSSKNGLKKGNNLEKQVKDLQIQVDRSRHCCKFLDGIGNDADNLSSNVEKTNKTYTDHISDLEKQTGDLKKWVDEALEKIKALGSQKDSDNGSGNDDLLTDLDRLQQNLDNSTKDIENLQTQLDNMMAHIAVLTKTIKDRFAMTEDLNSRLLRLEEAVEDLRKDIDKTLKVVQRIKDLEKLLDDALDRQQKLEIQVKRCLTKCKAMDSIDDLIDRIEDLEREIKPKTTTTENQPRDTTRATTRVEAWVGGIDVVTPFVQPN; encoded by the exons ATGTGGACCGCAACAAACGTGACAAAAATGAAACCAAAG ATATCGttgaagtcgctgctgcttctcttATCAGCAATTACGGAGGCGAGCTCTGGCAAGTACCGCAACAACGATGATAGAGGAATAATCTATGACTATGCCAACAGTTCCAGCCTCATGCCGGGAAACATCACAAGTGCGGTGGACAAGGAGTGCCATGACTTCAACCAGATAGCGAGATGGATCAACCTCCAGGTGGTGCTGAACGGGAAGGTAACGCGGTTCAATCAGCGTCTGGGCAAACTGCTTGTCGGCCTCAACAACACGGCCCCGGTGGAGCACTGCTGCTTCTACGAGAAGACCACGATGAAGAAGATCGTGGACTATTTAAACAGCGTGGCCAAAGACCAAGCTAGTTCGACGGAGGTGAAGTTGAGCCCCCTCAAGCTGGTCGGGGAGTTGGGCCAGGACCTGGACAACATTCTGGCCCAGATGGGAAAGCTCATTAAGCGGGACATAAAGAGCTGTTGTGACCAGCTGGCTGAGGGCCTCAAGAAACAGAAAGCGGATCTGGGGAAAAACTTGGAGGAGCTTCGGAGGAGGCGGGACAAAGCTAATggagagcaaggcaaggcgGCGGAGGAGCTGAGGAAAAAGCAAGCAGACCAGGAGGAGCAACTGGCGGATTTACGGGAGCAGATGGAAAAGATTGAGGAGAAATTAAGAAAGAGCGGAGAAGGTGTCAGCACCAAATGTTGCGCGGAGCTCGGTGAGAAGCTCCAGGATCTAGAGGGCCAAGCGAAGAAGGACAAGACTGAAGCTATCGACAAGGCCAAGAAGATTGACAAAAAGCTAGAGGATCTTACAGAAGGACAAAAGGATCAGGACGACAGACTGAAGGACATCCAGAAGAAAATGGACGATAGACTGAAGGATATAGCGAGCGCCATTGACATGTGCAAAGAGAACTGCGGCAATGGATCGACCGGAGGATCAAACGCAAGCACTTCCGATTTAGAAACGAGAGTTGAAGCCCTAAGGAAATTAGTCGAGGATCTTTCCAAAAGGATTGCTGATCTGAGTCCTTCGGAAGGGTCTTCCGGCATTAAAGAGAAAATCAAATCTTGTCAAGAGATTGGAAAACTGCTAGCCACCATAGAAACTATGCTTCAGCAGGCTATTAAAGGACAGAATCCAGCGGGAGAATCAGCCGATAGCAGTAAAAATGGGCTAAAAAAGGGAAACAATCTCGAAAAGCAGGTGAAAGACCTGCAGATACAAGTAGACAGGTCCAGGCACTGCTGTAAGTTCCTCGATGGTATCGGGAATGATGCGGATAACCTAAGCAGTAATGTcgaaaaaacaaataaaacgtaTACCGATCACATTAGCGATTTGGAAAAGCAAACGGGGGACCTCAAAAAATGGGTGGATGAAGCTCTGGAAAAGATAAAGGCGCTTGGATCCCAAAAAGACTCTGACAATGGCAGTGGCAATGATGACCTGCTGACGGATCTGGACAGACTCCAACAGAATCTGGACAACTCCACGAAAGATATCGAAAATCTTCAGACTCAGCTGGATAATATGATGGCTCACATTGCGGTGCTAACGAAAACCATCAAGGATAGGTTCGCCATGACAGAAGATCTCAACAGCCGGCTGCTTCGCTTGGAGGAAGCTGTCGAAGACCTGAGGAAGGATATTGATAAGACGCTGAAGGTAGTCCAGCGCATTAAGGATCTGGAGAAACTCCTCGATGATGCGTTGGACAGGCAACAAAAACTGGAGATCCAGGTGAAGAGGTGCCTTACCAAGTGCAAGGCCATGGACTCGATAGATGATCTCATTGATCGCATTGAGGATCTGGAGAGGGAGATCAAGCCCAAAACAACAACCACAGAGAATCAGCCACGGGATACGACGCGAGCCACAACGAGGGTAGAGGCCTGGGTGGGCGGGATCGACGTGGTGACCCCATTCGTTCAGCCAAATTAA
- the LOC108151134 gene encoding protein PIH1D3 has product MSVFDNPDQLRQLQNLLNPRQTRAGIDCSSSEDEEESLVVHKLTPGSIGPQAPTAAGSSAQAKAKKKKKPNPLATPLVEEQKKQPDTLEEWQEQQEREDTDILETRRCPEYTMTYSQAVGTEDVFLQMGNRTGSSASCEDLILDIHLPDEETTVDKIMLTLEETDLDLATALYRLHLPLPHPVDVDRCQAKYSTEFRKLRLTLRLRRELDYVNF; this is encoded by the exons ATGTCGGTCTTCGACAATCCCGACCAGCTGCGGCAGCTGCAGAACCTTCTGAATCCCCGGCAGACTCGTGCCGGCATcgactgcagcagcagcgaggatgaggaggagtcCTTGGTGGTCCACAAGCTAA CACCTGGCAGCATTGGTCCTCAGGCGCCAACGGCAGCAGGATCGTCCGCTCAGGCGAAGgccaagaaaaagaaaaagccCAATCCATTGGCCACTCCCCTGGTGGAGGAGCAAAAGAAGCAGCCCGATACCCTCGAGGAGTGGCAAGAACAGCAGGAACGTGAGGACACTGATATTCTGGAGACGAGAAGGTGTCCAGAATACACCATGACCTACAGCCAGGCCGTGGGCACTGAAGATGTCTTCCTGCAG ATGGGCAATCGCACCGGCTCGTCCGCCAGCTGCGAAGACCTTATTCTGGACATTCATCTGCCCGATGAGGAGACGACAGTCGACAAGATCATGCTGACTCTGGAGGAAACGGATCTGGATCTGGCCACCGCCCTCTATCGCCTCCACCTGCCTCTGCCCCATCCCGTGGACGTGGATCGATGTCAGGCCAAGTACAGCACGGAGTTTCGGAAACTGCGCCTGACGCTTCGCTTGCGTCGGGAGCTCGATTATGTCAACTTTTAG